A section of the Dehalobacter sp. DCM genome encodes:
- the pstB gene encoding phosphate ABC transporter ATP-binding protein PstB, with the protein MLINKSETKDEHRNKMETKDLDLYYGNFHALHAISLPILANQVTALIGPSGCGKSSFLKTLNRMNDLVEGAVVKGNVYLDAKDINSSEIDPVTLRKRIGMVFQKPNPFPMSIYDNVAYGPRAHGLKDKQKLNEIVERSLREAALWDEVKDRLNRSGLQLSGGQQQRLVIARVLAVQPEVLLMDEPASALDPISTAKLEDLILDLKEQYTIIIVTHNMQQAARISDYTAFFLTGDMIEYGVTKELFTQPRDKRTEDYVTGRFG; encoded by the coding sequence ATGCTGATAAATAAATCAGAAACTAAAGATGAGCATCGCAATAAAATGGAGACTAAGGATCTCGACTTATACTACGGAAATTTCCACGCGCTCCACGCCATTAGTCTCCCGATTCTGGCGAATCAGGTGACCGCACTGATCGGACCTTCGGGGTGTGGAAAATCGAGTTTCCTAAAAACCCTGAATCGGATGAATGATTTGGTTGAGGGTGCGGTGGTCAAAGGAAATGTCTATCTCGATGCTAAAGATATTAATTCATCGGAGATTGATCCCGTTACCTTGCGCAAACGGATCGGTATGGTTTTTCAAAAACCGAATCCATTTCCCATGTCAATCTATGACAATGTTGCTTATGGGCCCCGGGCGCATGGGTTGAAGGATAAACAGAAACTGAATGAGATCGTTGAAAGAAGTTTAAGGGAAGCCGCACTATGGGATGAAGTCAAAGACCGCTTGAACCGATCCGGTCTGCAGTTATCCGGAGGACAGCAGCAGCGGCTGGTCATCGCCAGGGTACTGGCTGTTCAGCCGGAGGTCTTGCTGATGGATGAACCGGCTTCTGCCTTGGACCCCATCTCAACGGCTAAACTCGAGGACCTGATTCTGGACCTCAAAGAGCAATACACGATTATTATCGTTACCCATAATATGCAGCAGGCCGCCAGAATATCGGACTATACGGCATTTTTCTTGACTGGGGATATGATCGAATACGGGGTTACCAAAGAGCTGTTTACCCAACCCCGGGATAAGAGAACAGAAGATTATGTTACCGGCAGATTCGGATAA
- the phoU gene encoding phosphate signaling complex protein PhoU: MTRNSFASSLEELSHDVLMMGNLVESVISSAVKSLEERDLQLAEKVIADDDTVDHFQLDIEDKCLTMLALQQPMAGDLRTIGTALKIVTDLERIADHAVDIAEITLKLSDEPLVKPLVDIPKMAKLAREMLRDSITAYTNKDLDLAQSLIIKEKEVDRLYALVYEDLLHLMQKDQKNIAQGINLLLVALSLERVADHVTNLGEWTIYLATGKRRDLNDDQF, encoded by the coding sequence ATGACACGAAATTCGTTTGCATCGTCTTTGGAGGAACTGAGCCATGATGTCTTAATGATGGGGAACCTGGTGGAGAGCGTTATTTCCTCCGCAGTTAAATCTTTGGAAGAACGAGACTTGCAATTGGCCGAAAAAGTCATCGCCGATGACGACACGGTGGACCATTTTCAGTTGGATATTGAAGACAAATGTTTAACGATGCTGGCACTGCAGCAGCCCATGGCCGGCGATCTGAGAACCATAGGCACGGCACTGAAAATAGTGACGGATCTGGAACGGATTGCCGATCACGCCGTCGATATTGCTGAAATAACCCTGAAGTTGAGCGATGAACCTTTGGTTAAGCCCCTTGTGGATATTCCAAAAATGGCCAAACTGGCGCGGGAAATGCTGAGAGACAGTATTACCGCGTATACGAACAAGGATCTGGACCTGGCCCAAAGTCTTATTATTAAAGAGAAGGAAGTCGACAGGCTTTACGCGTTGGTGTATGAAGATCTCTTGCACCTCATGCAAAAGGATCAAAAAAATATCGCCCAAGGCATCAATCTGCTGCTTGTTGCGCTGTCGCTGGAAAGAGTAGCGGACCATGTAACCAACCTGGGTGAATGGACGATCTATCTGGCAACAGGAAAAAGAAGAGATCTCAACGATGATCAGTTTTAA
- a CDS encoding phosphate ABC transporter substrate-binding protein gives MKKLLILILAGILALSVSGCGNSGTAQQQATITVAGSTSVQPISEALAEAFMEKNKDIKVNVQGGGSGAGIKSAQEGTADIGSSSRELKSDEAGLTETVICKDGILVAVNPQNTVSDLTLEQIKKIYSGDITNWKEVGGADQAINIVTREAGSGTRGAFEELVMGKDTAISDKAVVQNTTGAVRAAVAGDANAIGYISMASIDDTVKVITVEGVAGNAENVINGTYKIQRPFLYLTKGEPAGAVKTFIDFVLSEEGQSIIEQEGLVLVK, from the coding sequence ATGAAAAAGTTATTGATACTTATTCTTGCCGGGATTCTGGCCCTGTCTGTCAGTGGCTGCGGCAACAGCGGCACCGCCCAACAACAGGCGACGATTACCGTTGCGGGATCGACGTCGGTGCAGCCGATATCCGAAGCACTGGCCGAAGCATTTATGGAAAAAAATAAAGATATCAAGGTCAATGTCCAGGGCGGCGGCTCCGGAGCGGGAATCAAATCCGCTCAGGAAGGCACAGCTGATATCGGGTCATCCTCCCGGGAACTGAAGAGCGATGAAGCCGGGCTGACGGAAACGGTGATTTGTAAAGACGGTATTTTAGTGGCCGTCAATCCCCAAAACACCGTTTCTGATCTGACCTTGGAGCAAATTAAAAAGATCTATAGCGGCGATATCACCAATTGGAAAGAAGTCGGCGGAGCTGACCAGGCCATCAATATAGTTACCCGAGAAGCGGGATCCGGCACACGGGGCGCCTTTGAAGAACTGGTCATGGGAAAAGACACGGCCATCAGTGATAAAGCCGTGGTCCAGAATACCACCGGTGCGGTTCGTGCCGCTGTGGCCGGCGATGCCAACGCCATCGGCTATATATCCATGGCCAGCATTGACGACACAGTGAAAGTGATCACGGTAGAAGGCGTGGCGGGGAATGCAGAAAACGTGATTAACGGAACCTACAAAATCCAGCGTCCGTTTCTGTATTTGACAAAAGGAGAACCTGCCGGTGCAGTGAAAACCTTTATCGACTTTGTTTTATCGGAAGAAGGTCAAAGCATTATTGAGCAGGAAGGGTTGGTTCTGGTAAAATAA
- a CDS encoding prepilin peptidase, whose amino-acid sequence MENFLVEHKWLFYAVLFVIGLVIGRLVKKIIQMTIDEENVRLKAPLVVEIFNALLYCFAVWKFGVSLYALCTMLTISLLLMVAFIDFKTMLIPNWSVYAIMVLGIAAIFLNHDISWWEKIIGFFAGGVILLLIYILSGGGIGVGDIKLMAAAGFFMGWKLTLWSLLVGSIIGGIIGVIILLTGKGKLKTAIPFGPFLVIGILSSILFGDMMIEWYWHFIIR is encoded by the coding sequence ATGGAAAATTTTTTGGTAGAACATAAATGGTTGTTTTATGCTGTATTGTTTGTGATTGGACTGGTTATTGGACGGCTGGTCAAAAAGATAATTCAAATGACCATCGATGAAGAGAACGTACGGCTTAAGGCACCGCTAGTCGTTGAAATCTTCAATGCCCTTCTTTATTGTTTTGCAGTTTGGAAGTTTGGCGTATCGTTATATGCGCTGTGTACGATGCTCACAATATCGCTTCTTTTGATGGTTGCGTTTATTGACTTTAAAACAATGCTTATCCCCAATTGGAGTGTTTATGCGATTATGGTCCTTGGTATTGCGGCCATATTCCTGAACCACGATATTTCCTGGTGGGAGAAGATCATTGGCTTCTTCGCGGGCGGAGTTATTTTACTGCTCATATACATCCTTTCCGGCGGCGGGATCGGCGTCGGTGATATTAAACTCATGGCAGCCGCAGGATTTTTTATGGGATGGAAGCTGACGCTGTGGTCGCTCCTGGTGGGCTCCATTATCGGCGGGATCATTGGGGTGATCATTTTATTAACCGGCAAAGGAAAACTAAAAACAGCCATACCGTTCGGGCCGTTCTTAGTCATAGGGATATTGAGCAGCATCCTTTTTGGTGACATGATGATTGAGTGGTATTGGCATTTCATTATCCGATAA